CGTTTCTGCTGCCAAGATATTTCTTCACCAACAaatagacttaaaaaaaaaaaggcatcattAGGGTTTGGGAAAACTAAACGGATtaaccccccttctgaaaagcATGAGTAGACTAAGTGGTGCAAATATGCTGAGATTTCTAAACTCTGTTGCTGACCTAGAGCCTGGAATATCAGACACACATTCttctattttacattaattgtTACTTGTGTGAGTGATTTAGTGACTGGTTAGGTATGTATTAAAACCCTTTGAGTCCAACTTTAAATTGATCATACCTCACCCTCCTTTTGATATTGGAtcactttttccccccatcaCACCCCGAGATCAATGCTTTATAAAAAAGTTTATCACAACTCCATATATCCTAACATGTCACGAGAATTGTTGAACTACAAAGGAGTAATGGTAGGAGATGTAATGGCGTCACATCTGCAGGAGGGACTTTCTTCAGAGCCGGTGTGCTGTTCAAAATAAGTTTCCTCAATGTTAAGCCGAAGATTAGTAGTAATCAACAGGGGGAAAAGAACCATAATGCCTCCTTTCACGAGCAAAGCATGTCTTCACAGGCTAATCTAGATTCATCTTGCAAATGTGCATTACATGATGCAGAGAAATCATTCAATAGTGCTTAATCTAATGTTTTGGTAGAGGTTATGCATAGGTATGCATTGACTGCCTGTTTAGTCTATCCACTGTGCAGGGATCATGCGGTCAAGTGCTCAGCACAGGTCCGTCTGTAACAATAGGCTTTAATGCGTCATATTAGGTCAAGGTGAACACTAGTATGGGGATGCTAGATTAGTAACAGTTACaaccattaaaaaaaggcatatatatgtaaatacatgtatattacTACTAAGTAGGCCAATGgtgctctctcctctccttgttatATAACTGTTTAGACTGTGACTAAGCAACACTGAGGATTAGGCCTGTATCTGATACCCTCAATAATAAGGTTATATTgcttgttctgtgtgtgttccacGTTTTAGTGCTGGATCGGGAAATAATAGCCCAGGGAATAATATCAGACTGTCAAAAAAGTACATCTCTTACAATGAACAAGGATCTTCTGTATATTCTGAAAATAATGATCAGATGCAATGGATGGTGTTATATTAAATGCCTCATCTCTGTTTACAATGTTGATCAAAAACTCCACAAAAAGCTCACTTAACAGGGTTGCTTAAGGTTTTTAATAAGGTCCGCCTCCCAACATCATAAACGTCTTTGTGTTCTGTCTGTTTCCTCAGGCCAGCTCAGCTGCATCTCTTTCCCCAGCCATGAAGAAGAGTTTCTGCGTAACACAGTGGGCGCTGCCCCGTACATCCTGGTACTAGGCCAGGACTGTGCCGCCCGCTACCAGCTGCTTAACTGCCTTCTAGGGGAGAGGTTGTTGCCACTGGGCCCAGAGGCCGGAGAGGCTTGTGAAGGAGTCGAGGGCACTGCCTGCAAGAGGCGGAAGCTGTGTTTCACCCATGGGAGACAGACACGGCTCAGCCTGGCACTGCCGGGCCAGTATGAGCTGGTGCATCAGCTGGCGGCTAACTGTGGTCGGTGGGACACGGTGCCCCGGGAAGACCTGGAGATCCATGAGGAATGTGAGGACCCAGCACACAGGCTAGCAGAGCTGGAGATCACCCTACATCACCCACTGCTACAGGTAGGCTTTAAATCACAGACAGCAGATTCTGTGTCAAACCTATTGGATCTACTTTCCATGTAGTGTCCACTCATAGTCTAAATAAGGGGGGGCATCGTTAATCAAAGATTGTTTCCTAAAACAAAAATTGAACAAGTATAGAACAAGGGGCAATGAAGGGGGCTCAGGCAGGGGCCGTCATAAAAAATAGATCCAAAATTCTACTTTAAGTAACTTGGATTACAGCATAACACCCATATCAGAATTATAGCATATCACTCATATTGATACCTGTCGGCTGACAATCCAAAGaagcttctgtttctgtttctttctttccataTCTCTCCCTCTTTGCGATTCAATATGTTCATAGCCCTGGAATTCAAGAGAGGAGATAGGGTGTGTGAATTCATGGAAATGACGTATGATGGATAGCTAACATCAGGGCGCCTGATGCAGCTCTTGTGCTCACTAATCCTTTGTTTCAGCATGCGTGTCGTTTTACCCTTAACAGGAAAACTCTCGCCCGGTCTAAAAAACAGgagttttaaatgtgttctggCACTGGGCACAATCGCCTTAATGGATGATTCATAAAGCTGAAGGTGTCTGTTTAGGACCTGTCATAATGTTGTTAACCTTATTATAAGGAGACGTAGAATAAAGGTGAGATGATTAGGCCCTGTGTGCTTGGAGGAAAAGtgggtgttgttgttttatggcAGAAAGCTCTCTAAAGCCCTCTGCAGAAGCTTTTACCAGAACTGACCTGAGCAAAACTAAGTTGATGACATAAAATCTTGGCGTCAGGACGTTACTAGTTTGTCTAATATGTGATACATGGCACCCGTTGTATCACATTCTGAAGTAAGAAGGATCATTtactaataaataaacacttataAAATAAGTGCTCTTAGATTTGACATTGTAAGatcctttttttgttggatATGCATACCCATCCTTTGTTAGGCCAGTAGAGAGGATGTCTCTGCAGACTGATGAGCAGTATTCAGGGGCTTCAGTTATTTCACTCATGATTAGGAGAATATTGGCACGTGTACTTGGAAAGGAAACTTCAAGTGGACCTGAAGCCTGTCCATGGTCCTCCATTTCCTTTGAACATGTCTGTGAATATCTCTTGAAAAGAACAGATTAATTGACAATACAGTCATTCATttgaaaattaatattttgatgaaataataatgttaaattcttatttttgtcTCATAACTTTTCAGTTTAAGGATATAATTGAGAAAATTTGAGCTACTTCTAGTTTCATATAGTATTCTGATTTTGCTGGTCATGCTGGGGTTAACTGTAcccaacatcaacaacaataaaaaaaacattattttagttATGTCATTGATTACAAACATATGACCCAGTTctgaatggttttttttgtgtgtgtggtggcatTTCCTCATGAGTCCTAAAGAAAAGatggattgattttttttcatccttgtCTCTGGCTTGAACCTTGTGTTCCCTCATTGTTCAGCTCACAGACAGATTACTAAGGAGAGCTGATTATTTCCTGTGTTGTtcagtctttttctttccctgatTTGTGCTACTTTTCATACAATACTTTCTTTTCCAGTCACATTTCTCTTGTCAGGTTTTTAAGCACAAAACAGATTCACAGGTTACTGTGGTTAcgtggaaaaggaaaaaaatcgtTGGACACAGTGGAACAGTCATGCTGGTCTTCAGCCAGTACGAGCTGAAAATCACGATATCTTATGAGAGTGAATTGATCTGGCATGGTGTGAGGATTGTAGTCATTCCTTATCATGTGCGACACGTGGAAATTAGTCCCTAATCCTTTAGACCAAGGCTCAGAAACAAGGCCTCACTCGGCCTCAGGGCGGCCCACCCGCTCGGCCCCCTTACGTAATGCCACTGGTCTGGTGCGTTTCACATGACTAGGTCATGTTAAAAAATCCCAAACCCTTGGCTGTGATGAAGTTGCCATGGTTACAAATGAATTCTAGGACACTGGTTGTTCTCGTCGTTACAAAAAAcgttattgtgttttaaatagtaataaaagtaaatagTTTTTGTTGTGGTTTGTGTTAGCTGTGCTAATAGGAAAGACCTTTCCATACTTTCTCATTTTCAGCATCTCTCCTGAGAAAATCAATTTGTACAAATATtgacacacactaaacacataaaagaataataaatccTCAAGATATGTGTTTGTGACAAAAGCACACCAGTGCTCTCTCCTGTGTTAGTGTTGTGGAATAACTTGATTTGTGAGAATTTGTATTAGTTAAAGTTAATGTTTgactattgttattatattttaatgcgTGACTGTACATTGTTTGGTAAAAAACATGGTATTACATTTGTATTACTGTCTTCATTATACGTTTGTGATCAACAAATATTGTGTTGGTATagttttttaaaactatttgtCACTGCTGCATCTAGATCCCACAGTCttatctcaaaaacaaaaaaatagataaacGTATTGCTGGAAGTAAAGCCAGTGTGACTGAGAGGTGTGGGATCTGCAGTCCTTTTATTTGGGTCAAAAAGTTGGTCACATCTGTGAGGAGGTCAGAGGCTTTAACGGCTGAGTTATTGTTCCtagaaataatacaaacattatCACAGATGAGAGACTGAAAGAACAATTGTGATGTATGCTCCTATTCAGATCAAATTGAATAATCTACaaccaaatgtattatttacatataacgTTGATAGTTGTGAACATAGGTTTGTCACAAACTAAAGCAGTGTGCCACTTCTCTTTAGGTTCCTGCTGAATGAATAAGAGAACAACGTGTTTTAAGTTtgagtacacaaacacacagaatgtCTCTTCTCACTGCGGTATTCACACACTGCTGCCATAATCACAGCAACCTGCTTTAGTGGCCAACTTGCTAATTATCCTTCTCTTCATCCCAGAGTTTTCCCACCTTAActtaaacacacagtggacatACAGGGTGATATGCTATCGCCATGTTAAGAACATTCTTGTGGTACAAATTCTGTTATGTTCATTGCTCCATGAATTCACAAAAGCAAGTCTGGTGTTAACAGAGGCCTCTTATATTAGCAGTCACACTTAAAATATGCTTGTAGAAGAAAACTCTTAATTTCCGACATGGCCATTTTGTCTTGACTATGTTGCTTTGTTGAACTCACACACTTCTTAAAGccataagaaaaacaaaaaaacaaaatagtaaCTTCAAAATAGCTAACAGACATACTCTTGACGGGTTGTTGTTGAAAACTGACTGCAATAAATCAGTTGAAACattgtgttgattttgattggttgcaaacaaatatttgtagGCTATCTTTGTTCTAAAGAGACTGCTCAGATGGGCTCTGCGCTTGTTTCTTGGAGACAGGACTGACTGTCTCCTTTGTGAAGCTGTTGGTCATTTTTGCCTCTTTTCTCGGGCTGTGCTCAATCCCCCGTCATGGTCTCCCTCTCATCAGCCTCTCCGAGACTATTTTGTGAAGGTTGTTATTCATCAAGGGGTTAAGAAACCTATTACTTGTGTCATTCTCCTGCCCTGTCGCAGATATTCCCAGGACCACCACAAATATTCATGTGCCCTTCGGTGTTCAGAAATAGAAGGagcatgtgatgtgtgtggaagtgtgttttcttcattttgcaGCTGAGGTTGTTGAGTTGAACACTGTGCTCCAAGTTCCTTGAAAGCTTTATGTAATGGGGGCCATAGTTTTTTCACCTGTTGAATATAAGACCAATAGTCACTCAGCCTTTAGTTCTGTTTTTAGTCCacaccaactcctgaggaaaataATCCCTCTCTTTAACTGCTAAATGCACCACTATGTGTGAAGCACAACAGTGAAGTTGTGtactgtaaaaccaaaaacaattaGCTGAAAGACACCATGAGACTCCGTTGAgttgaggggaactgcagagttggttCTTAATAAGCTGTGGATTTGTCAACACAAGCAACACCTTTTACATTACACATAATAATTTGAtgcattgttattgttaaaaaaaataataattatagcagctttaaattcCTTTGACTTCCATTTTTGGTTCTGTGGTAGATATTGCAGTAAAAATGTGGCAACTAAATCCAGTGGTGTCCTGCTTGTGGTTTTTGGTGGTTTGTCTTTAGGAAGCAAAGGTCATGGTGGTACCTTGTCCGAGTGTCCAGCCCATAGAAGAGGCCCTGGAAGACTTCACCCGCACTGTCATCCCCATCATACTCTATGCCATCAACCAGGACTCCCTAAGCACAGAGCGTGTGGCGGAGCTCTGGAAGGTCAAAGAGATGCTCCCCTTTCCCATCTGTTTTATTCGGATCCCCGACACAATGCCAGCAGCCTCCCCAGAACCCGTCAGCCGTGcggagagggaaaaggagagggATAGGGAGAAGAGCGCCCTCCATAAGCAGCTGCTGTCCCTCGGCTTCCTCACCAGCCCAATAGGAAACTGCTCCTGTGGCGCCCCCACACAGACACCCGCCCCGGGTGCCAAGCCCCAGAGCGTGCTGGGAGAGGCTTTCGAAAGGCTGCATCGGTTACTGGTTCCTTTTGCTCGCCAGGTGCTTCAAAATCAGCAGGTGGAGGCTGCAAACCTGCTTAATGGGGTTCATTGTCGCTGTCTAGATCTTTTCATCAACCAGGTCAGAGGATGAATCTCTTTTAATTTGTATGTCTGTGATTGTTATTCTGCTTCATACACATGACAGTTGTTACTCCCTTTGGATGCACTGATTGATCTCAGTCTACTATGACCCAGTATGCCCATGAAAAATCCCCGTCAGAcctttattttctctgattCAACTCCCTGCAGGCCTTTGACATGCAGAGGGACCTGCAGATAACGCCCCGCAGGCTGGAGTACACCCGTGAGAAAGAGGGTGAACTGTTCACCTCCCTTATGGCCATCGCTAACCGTAAACAGGAAGAGATGAAGGAGATGATTGTGGAAACGCTCGGCAGCATGAAagagcagctgctggaggaTGCTGCCAATCTGGAGTTTACAGGTTAGTGAATACACAACCCAGATAAATACCACAAGGCAGGCAGGGTTTCTCTTCTGTCGTTTTGCCAAGATTTGTTATATTATTTAAGAAGATATCTTGTTATATGTGGTGGAACGCACAAAGAAATACACGACAAAAGTTGATGTATGAATAATGATACATTTGCTTGTAAATTTGAACTTGTTTAAATTGAACTAAACCAAAATGAACTACTTTTTCATAACACAGAGAGGGTTTGTGAAACATCTTGATAACTGCAACCTTTAAAGAGttaagaaaaatagaaaggTTGTGTTGACACTGAAGATTTGAAGGTCTTTCAGTTTGAAGCTTGTTTATATGAAAATAGTGGTTATAGTCCATATAGTTTTCTAActgccacaaaaacaaaagtagttAAGTGTAATGAATGTTTTACAATGTGCACATAAGTATTGAGACCATATTACTGTAAAGATCACTAAAGctcaaaattattattttggacTGTTCCCCAACCGGGATCTTTCTATCTGTGTACATCTAATTTAATTAGCTCTTTTTGATTTAGTACATTACTTGTGTATGTACAAGCTTGTAATTGTAATGGATATTACAAATCCTTTGAAAATATCAGCAGATAGTTTATcatgtgctgtgttttttgtaatttgtgacaACGTGTTTGGATTCAGTCCAGAAGTGAACTGAATAACTGTGGAAAAAGTGAATTTCCTCTTCAGACAAAAGTAACAGTTAAAatgcaaaggttttttttttgaaaatgataattTTGTGGAATCAATtaaattatcttaatttatgAATAGTAGCATTTCTCTACTCTTGTGTTCAACTAAATCGTAACATACAAGTTTTTCTACAAAGAAAGATGTATTGTTTATAAAATTGGAACCATACTCTCTGGTTGCAGatcttattttaaattgtagGAAGTGGGAAATCTGATTTTCTGTCATAGACCCCCGTAGACTTGATTCTGTGGGTTCACATTGGATAACACAGAAATGACAGCATTGTTTATCTCGCTCTTGAAATCTTCAACTTAATGAGAAAGGATTCCCTCTTTATTATCTCTCTATTTAAAAAGATGGCTGACTCGTGGTACCCTtccagattattttatttaatccatGATATTTAATCTAATGTTTGTGATACTGCCGGAGTGTCTCTGAGGGAGACACAACCGAAAACTGACTTGTCCTAActggcctgttttttttttattatttagcagCCTGAGTTACTCAAAGCCAGTTTCTTATGTCTTCAGACTTCAGTCAGACCTGCAGAGATGTGGCTAAACCAGCTGCATTTCTGCTGTTTTACTCAACTTGTCAGGGTGCAGATCTTTGTATCCGTTCACTCTACCAAGTTCAAGTCCATGGACTAATCTGTCTTGGCACATGCAACAGGGGTTTCTCTATTTAGAAAAGGGACTAATTTAGTTAATCAGTGCCAGGGGTCGGACAGACGCTGTTGTCAGCTATGCGCTGGAACCGAGGagtaacaataacaaaaatggaGATTGCTACAGATGACTTTAATGTTTCTATGAAGGCTGTTCCAAACTGATTAAAGGTACTAAACAGCGCTCTGCTTTGATGTCTggggaaaaatgtattattgacaTTTGTCATACTGCTACAAGATGCCAGGTTGAGACgaagctctttttttccatGGCGTCTCTTCGTATGGCATATCTGGGTCCCTCTTCTTTACTTTTCTGGAGCCTTCCTCGTTTGTGTCCATAACTCTTAGCTCCATCTGCCACctctttaaaatacattgtgaATCTTTAACGAAGTAATCgtaaacatttacacaaatccATTAAGAATAGACCGttcagtttctttctttccacaAAAGATATCTCTTGCATGTATAAAGCACTTTCAGTCTTTATAAGTGTCGGACCATAAATCAGCAATCAGCTTTGTTCTACTCTAAATCGTGATTATATTGGCCTTTTTATAAATCCAATGTCCACCGACCTCAAAGGGTGCAGTACAATTTCAAGTTTGAGCCACAGTCCTTTAACTCCTTTAACGTTTTCAGTTTGTAACTTTAGCGTACTGCTCTGAGGGGATTCCAGTTTGCCTTTAGTCTCTCCTTTGTTTTGCCTCCAGCTAAAAACATGACGTAATCATCATCATGGCATTGGTAGGTTTCTGTAGAGTATAGAGAATTTACCACAACCCTCCAGAGACACTTGGTTTGTCTGCATCTTCAACATCAAGACTGTCTCATACTAATATCTGAAAGCATCAATTAATCAGGAATGCTGTGCTGTTGGTAAGATGCATCCCATATTACCCTgacaaactattttctttcaactgCAGACATCATCGTAACAACTAATGGAGAGCCTGTTACATCGAAGGAGATCAAATCTTGCATCCACCAGATCCAGGAGCTGATAGTGGTTCGTTTGAATCAGGCCGTGGCTAATAAGCTGATCAGCTCTGTGGACTATCTAAGGGAGAGCTTCGTGGGAACTCTGGAGCGATGTCTCAACAGTCTGGAGAAGTCACACATGGATTCTTCTGTCCACAATATCACCTCCAATCACCTCAAACAGGTGGGCAGGAATTTGTGAAAATCTGGAACCTTATTTAGTTTGTTAGTCCAGAATGTTTAATGTGAAGATGCTAAAATGTGAGCAGTATGAGCGTATTTATTAATCTCTTATAAGCTTTGCATTTTTAGATCCTACTtctacaaataataataatataaaaaaaaacaacgattGTTAAGAAAAGTAATATACAATTACAAAGTGATTTCTGAATGAGGCTCCAATATGACAAGTCTGCAAGTAgattacaaatgtttttggtGTCCCAGTCTAATGttcatttcatcatttagaCCTAAGTGTGAACCCACAGAAAGTTTGTAAATaagcaaaccaaaaaaaagggaTCAGACACTTATTAGCagtacaaataatacaaaacagtgtttttccaacatAGACATGTGACATTTTATGAAGCGTAGCCTTCATTAGCCTTCGTCAATTCTGCTTGGCTTCAGTGCCACAAACCTTTAGACCATCAGACAACATTCTGATATCATAGGAAGTGGATTTGCTGCATATTTACTCCCTCTTCTCATCTGCCACAGTTATTAAATGCTGCCTATCATGTGGAGGTCACATTTCATTCAGGATCCTCTGTCTCAAGACTCTTCTGGGAGCAAATCAAACAGGTCAGTGTCTAATCAATTCATCAACAAACGTTTCAAACCGCAAGGTTATATGTGACTTCTGACGGAGGGTTCCTACTTTGTGTCTTCACTCTAGATAATCCACAGGATAACGTTCGTGAACCCTCCTGCCGTCACTCCGGAGTGGAAGCGGAAAGTGGCCCAGGACGCCATAGAAAGTCTCAGTGCTGCCAAACTGGCCAAAAGCATTTGCTCCCAGTTTAGAACCCGGCTCAACAGCTCCCATGAGGCCTTTGCAGCATCTCTGCGCCAGGtgaactttctctttctctc
This portion of the Anoplopoma fimbria isolate UVic2021 breed Golden Eagle Sablefish chromosome 17, Afim_UVic_2022, whole genome shotgun sequence genome encodes:
- the dstyk gene encoding dual serine/threonine and tyrosine protein kinase; the protein is MEGNVQQQKTTPLARELTRIFNSYNKHTIQLKKNLKETNAFFREIRQNYSNACASTMSSDSASFEAGQLSCISFPSHEEEFLRNTVGAAPYILVLGQDCAARYQLLNCLLGERLLPLGPEAGEACEGVEGTACKRRKLCFTHGRQTRLSLALPGQYELVHQLAANCGRWDTVPREDLEIHEECEDPAHRLAELEITLHHPLLQEAKVMVVPCPSVQPIEEALEDFTRTVIPIILYAINQDSLSTERVAELWKVKEMLPFPICFIRIPDTMPAASPEPVSRAEREKERDREKSALHKQLLSLGFLTSPIGNCSCGAPTQTPAPGAKPQSVLGEAFERLHRLLVPFARQVLQNQQVEAANLLNGVHCRCLDLFINQAFDMQRDLQITPRRLEYTREKEGELFTSLMAIANRKQEEMKEMIVETLGSMKEQLLEDAANLEFTDIIVTTNGEPVTSKEIKSCIHQIQELIVVRLNQAVANKLISSVDYLRESFVGTLERCLNSLEKSHMDSSVHNITSNHLKQLLNAAYHVEVTFHSGSSVSRLFWEQIKQIIHRITFVNPPAVTPEWKRKVAQDAIESLSAAKLAKSICSQFRTRLNSSHEAFAASLRQLEEGHTGRLERTEDLWLRVRKDHAPRLARLSLESRSLRDVLLHGKPKLGRELGRGQYGVVYLCDSWGGHYPCALKSVVPPDDKHWNDLALEFHYTRSLPKHPRLVDLHGSVIDHTYGVGSGIAVLLIMERLHRDLYTGLKAGLSLRERLQIALDVVEGIRFLHGQGLLHRDIKLKNVLLDKQNRAKITDLGFCKPEAMMSGSIVGTPIHMAPELFTGKYDNSVDVYAFGILFWYLCTGSVKLPEAFEKCSSKDQLWNNVKKGARPERLPTFDEECWQLMEACWNGDPSQRPLLGIVEPSLQSIVVRLCNCGSEQKRSSLDDSN